One Pseudomonadales bacterium DNA segment encodes these proteins:
- a CDS encoding septation protein A — protein sequence MKQLLEFIPLLAFFAAYKLYDIYIATAVLIIATSLHYGILWLVERKLDKTQRWTWIGVVLFGGLTLALGDDTYIKWKAPVLDWLFALAFLGSQLFGEKSLVERLMGNAVSLPKTIWNRLNLSWVIFFAATGFANLYVVFYHPEFWVDFKVFGSLGLTLLFMVGQAIYLVRHITPEAVEEQGKQ from the coding sequence ATGAAACAACTGCTCGAATTCATCCCCCTGCTCGCCTTCTTTGCCGCCTACAAGCTGTACGACATCTATATCGCCACCGCCGTGCTGATCATCGCCACCTCGCTCCACTACGGCATTCTCTGGCTGGTCGAGCGCAAACTCGACAAGACCCAGCGCTGGACCTGGATCGGCGTCGTGCTGTTCGGCGGTCTGACCCTGGCCCTCGGTGATGACACCTACATCAAATGGAAGGCGCCGGTGCTGGACTGGCTCTTTGCACTGGCCTTTCTCGGCAGCCAACTGTTCGGTGAAAAGTCGCTGGTCGAGCGGCTGATGGGCAACGCCGTCAGCCTGCCCAAAACGATCTGGAACCGCCTCAACCTGAGCTGGGTGATCTTCTTTGCCGCCACCGGCTTTGCCAACCTCTATGTCGTGTTCTATCACCCCGAATTCTGGGTCGATTTCAAGGTGTTTGGCAGCTTGGGACTGACCCTGCTGTTCATGGTCGGTCAGGCGATCTACCTGGTGCGCCACATCACGCCCGAAGCTGTCGAAGAGCAGGGCAAACAGTGA